From uncultured Desulfobacter sp.:
CCACCAGTGCTTTTTTGATTGTAACCAGGTTTGTTTGGTCAATCGGTGCCGATATATCTGTTATGCGAAAACCCGGCAGGGGGGTAAAGGTAAAAGCTAACTGATTAAATCGGACTTCAATGCCGGTTTTGTCTTGAAGAACCTTAGTCAGACGCTCTTTGACCTGCTCCGTGTTGATAAACAAGGTAATTGCAAAGAACAGAGCTACTGCGCAGGCTGCCACAGTTACCGAAAAAAAAACAGCAATGCGCAGTATACGTTTTTTGTTCATGGCCATGCATTCATATAAAAATTAGATGCTACTGCCAAATATATCCGGTTTTACGGCTTAAGGTAATAAAATCTGCAGCAATGTATTTTGCCTGGTCTGTTAATATTTCTTTGATATCTTCTTTTTCCGGGTCAATGTCATCCAGGCTTGCCAGAGGTTTTTCCCCTTTCTGTTTCCGGTAATTGTTTTCCAGGGCCAGCTCTTTTTGGTTAAAAACAGTGTCTGTTTTTATGCGTTCCGCCAGATTCAGGGAGAGTTTTTTCTGTTCACTCAATGATTCTGCCAATTGAATCCGTTGGGTGAGATATTTAATGCCGAAAGACTTTTCAGCCCGTTTTTTATAGGCATCGTCCAACGGTTCAATCATGGGCTGCAAAGACATATATGCTGAATAACGGGTGGCATCAATATGGTCCCAGAGCAGAGCGCCGTCAAGGGCACTTTCGCCGGTATCTTTGGTTCTGTAAATTTGGGGAAACCAAATGTCAGGTTCAACGCCTTTGTGCTGGGTGCTTTGGCCGGAGACCCGGTAAAATTTAGCCGAAGTCATCTTCAGTCGCCCATCCCCTAAAGGTTTGAGTTCTTGAACCGTACCCTTGCCAAAACTGCGGGTGCCCATAATGATGCCCCGGTGATAATCTTTGATGGCACCTGCAAAAATTTCACTGGCCGATGCGCTCATTCTGTTGATGAGTACCATCAGCGGTCCAGTGTAAACAATTTTTGGATCTTTATCATACAGGCGCGATACCCTGAACTTTGTTTTGACCTGTACCGTAGGGCCATGTTTAAGAAATAATCCTGTCAGATCATTGGCTTCTTTAAGCGACCCACCCCCATTGTCCCTTAGATCAATAATCAACCCGTCAATGTTCTCTTCTTTTAACTGCGTCAGCAGTTTTGTTACGTCTCCTGTGGTACTTTTGTAATCCGGGTCACCCCGGTGAAAGGCGTCAAAATCTATGTAAAAATTGGGGATTTCAATGATGCCCAGCTTATAGCTCCTGCCGTTTGAGGTTAGTTCCACCACCTTTTTCTGGGCTGATTGTTCCTCCAGTTTTACCTTGTCGCGCTTGATGCTGATGGTGGCGGTTACACTGGATTTTCTGGCAGGAATGATTTTTAACCGCACAAAGGTATCCTTGGGCCCCCGAATCAGTTTGACCACATCGTCAATGCGCTGCCCAATGGTATCCTTTATTTCTCCATCCTGGCCCT
This genomic window contains:
- a CDS encoding carboxy terminal-processing peptidase, producing the protein MIQINKLRHRLRAILVVATFLYCAPLCHAQIAELTFQNEQSQQCIAIVDALEREHFTGKKLDKNMSVLVFDRYIKSLDPGRHLLTQADLSDFQPLKQLMYKYLKTGNLGPAFEIFNLYQSRSEQRLEYILELAKSWQTRIDFTKNETLVIDYDHKPFIRDTSGLKPLWKKELKNHIINLKINKTPDDEISETLEKIYSNRLSRLSQTQSRDVFQIFMNAVTMSFDPHSQYFAPRVSEDFDIHMKLSLEGIGAVLQNEYEYTKVVRLIPKGPADKSQKLAPGDKIIGVGQGQDGEIKDTIGQRIDDVVKLIRGPKDTFVRLKIIPARKSSVTATISIKRDKVKLEEQSAQKKVVELTSNGRSYKLGIIEIPNFYIDFDAFHRGDPDYKSTTGDVTKLLTQLKEENIDGLIIDLRDNGGGSLKEANDLTGLFLKHGPTVQVKTKFRVSRLYDKDPKIVYTGPLMVLINRMSASASEIFAGAIKDYHRGIIMGTRSFGKGTVQELKPLGDGRLKMTSAKFYRVSGQSTQHKGVEPDIWFPQIYRTKDTGESALDGALLWDHIDATRYSAYMSLQPMIEPLDDAYKKRAEKSFGIKYLTQRIQLAESLSEQKKLSLNLAERIKTDTVFNQKELALENNYRKQKGEKPLASLDDIDPEKEDIKEILTDQAKYIAADFITLSRKTGYIWQ